One genomic segment of Pseudomonas fortuita includes these proteins:
- a CDS encoding GntR family transcriptional regulator, producing the protein MNEQLQPLKKPARVGKAGRSGTQDDIVYAHIFEAILEQRLAPGTKLSEEALGEIFGVSRTIIRRALSRLAHESVVLLRPNRGAVVASPTVEEARQVFFSRRMVERAITELAVQHATLDQLNELRQMVREERDSFSRGDRGAGIRLSGEFHLKLAEAAGNAPLVSFQRSLVSQTSLIIAQYESGNRSHCSYDEHMQLIDAIEARDAEQAVSLMMHHMDHIDSKLNLDEESASDDLHAVFSHLLKKPKVSAKG; encoded by the coding sequence ATGAACGAACAGCTGCAACCTCTGAAGAAACCTGCACGTGTCGGCAAGGCCGGCCGCAGCGGTACCCAGGACGATATCGTCTACGCGCACATTTTCGAGGCGATCCTCGAGCAGCGCCTGGCGCCGGGCACCAAGTTGAGCGAGGAAGCGCTGGGCGAAATCTTCGGCGTCAGCCGCACCATCATCCGCCGCGCCCTGTCGCGCCTGGCCCACGAAAGCGTGGTGCTGCTGCGGCCGAACCGCGGTGCAGTGGTGGCCAGCCCGACGGTGGAAGAGGCGCGCCAGGTGTTCTTCTCGCGACGCATGGTGGAGCGGGCCATCACCGAACTGGCCGTGCAGCACGCCACCCTGGATCAACTCAACGAGCTGCGGCAGATGGTGCGTGAGGAGCGCGACAGTTTCTCGCGCGGTGACCGCGGTGCCGGTATTCGTCTTTCCGGCGAGTTCCACCTCAAGCTGGCCGAAGCGGCGGGCAATGCACCCCTGGTGAGCTTCCAGCGCAGCCTGGTGTCGCAAACCTCACTGATCATTGCCCAGTACGAAAGCGGCAACCGCTCGCATTGTTCGTACGATGAGCACATGCAGCTGATCGATGCCATCGAGGCGCGTGATGCCGAGCAGGCCGTAAGCTTGATGATGCACCACATGGACCACATTGACAGCAAGCTGAACCTGGACGAGGAGAGTGCCTCGGACGATCTGCATGCGGTGTTCTCGCATTTGCTGAAAAAGCCCAAGGTTTCAGCGAAGGGTTGA